The Zobellia alginiliquefaciens genome contains a region encoding:
- a CDS encoding DUF6146 family protein: MRKLYILLGTISFFTLCIISSCKTTKETVSISEEEKSAFQQKEGDTITIADDSTEYEIIIIEPGFNFWLQSIARPRNFYSQSYMENRNQIFVTNYNQRVTQPMRFDPNLYELQINYDPHIDYGYEVNYKLYNYFIYFQRKYNQRLGPFVPRI, translated from the coding sequence ATGAGAAAACTATATATCCTTTTAGGAACGATTTCTTTTTTTACTTTATGCATAATAAGTAGCTGCAAAACAACAAAAGAAACCGTTTCTATCTCTGAAGAAGAAAAATCTGCATTCCAACAAAAGGAAGGCGACACCATTACTATTGCCGACGATTCTACGGAATATGAGATTATTATTATTGAACCTGGTTTTAATTTCTGGCTTCAAAGTATAGCTAGGCCGCGTAATTTTTATTCGCAATCATATATGGAGAATAGAAATCAGATTTTCGTTACCAATTACAATCAGCGAGTTACGCAACCCATGCGCTTTGACCCGAATCTGTACGAACTGCAAATTAACTATGATCCCCATATAGATTACGGTTATGAAGTAAATTATAAACTCTACAATTATTTTATTTATTTTCAACGAAAATACAATCAACGCTTAGGTCCTTTTGTACCAAGAATTTGA
- a CDS encoding monoheme cytochrome C: MNKYDHDKLKQEFQGFYRILILACVIVALFSVAMIYLMADPDLSSFKSSEHNSEMVDVPVEEDDFDKIENGIHVRTGFVEAPGMMETVQNCTNCHSAKLVMQNRMNKERWKSTIKWMQETQNLWDLGKNEDIIIDYLVTNYPPKKKGRREVLTDIEWYELKD; encoded by the coding sequence ATGAATAAATACGATCACGATAAACTGAAACAAGAATTTCAGGGTTTTTATCGCATACTAATTTTAGCATGTGTAATTGTAGCCCTTTTTTCAGTAGCTATGATTTATCTTATGGCTGACCCTGATTTGTCTAGTTTTAAAAGCTCCGAACATAACTCGGAAATGGTTGATGTGCCTGTGGAAGAGGATGATTTTGATAAGATTGAAAATGGAATTCATGTACGTACCGGTTTTGTAGAAGCGCCAGGAATGATGGAGACGGTTCAAAATTGTACCAATTGTCATTCTGCTAAACTGGTGATGCAAAACCGTATGAACAAAGAGCGTTGGAAATCTACTATTAAATGGATGCAGGAAACCCAAAATTTATGGGATTTAGGTAAAAACGAAGATATCATCATAGATTACTTGGTAACGAACTATCCACCTAAGAAGAAGGGTAGAAGAGAAGTTTTAACAGATATTGAATGGTACGAGTTGAAAGATTAA
- a CDS encoding AraC family transcriptional regulator, with translation MKIVPVLHIEQFEPDSSSVEFYSNNLAAHLEKNKGIVHKPHKHDFFLCVLFLEGSGIHEIDFSSYPIKKGSLFFLKPGQTHSWKFNSPVEGYIFFHTQPFFELSVSDVKLHQFPFYYTYKNPPNLSLNETQLQKIEVCFKEINEEYEHHSVYKKQKLASLVNLTYIDLSRMYAELDKTVDSVSSTYIKILSDLEKAIETFYRTEKKAHFYADTLHITTKHLNRVTKTTLGKTTSDLITERIILEAKRLIVHSKSSLAHVSEVLGYEDYAYFSRVFKTKTKMTPMEFKGLYKN, from the coding sequence ATGAAAATTGTGCCCGTATTACATATTGAACAATTTGAGCCTGATAGTTCTTCAGTAGAGTTCTATAGTAATAATTTGGCAGCACATTTAGAGAAAAATAAGGGGATTGTGCACAAACCACATAAACATGACTTTTTTCTTTGTGTACTTTTTCTTGAAGGAAGCGGTATCCATGAAATCGATTTTAGTTCATATCCCATTAAAAAAGGGAGCCTTTTTTTTCTAAAACCTGGACAAACACACAGTTGGAAATTTAATTCACCAGTGGAAGGCTATATATTCTTCCATACACAGCCTTTCTTTGAGCTGAGTGTATCGGATGTAAAGTTGCATCAATTTCCTTTTTATTATACCTATAAGAACCCACCTAACTTAAGTTTAAACGAAACACAACTCCAAAAAATTGAGGTTTGTTTTAAAGAAATAAATGAAGAGTATGAACACCATAGTGTGTACAAAAAGCAAAAACTAGCAAGCCTTGTAAATTTGACATATATAGACTTGAGCCGCATGTATGCCGAGCTTGACAAAACTGTTGATAGCGTATCTTCTACTTATATAAAGATACTTTCGGACTTGGAAAAGGCTATAGAAACGTTCTATCGAACGGAAAAAAAGGCACATTTTTATGCGGATACATTGCATATAACCACAAAACATTTAAACCGGGTGACCAAAACTACATTGGGTAAAACCACCTCGGACTTAATTACAGAGCGTATCATATTGGAAGCTAAGCGACTCATAGTGCATTCAAAGAGCTCGTTGGCACATGTGTCAGAAGTGCTTGGTTATGAAGACTATGCTTATTTTTCTCGTGTATTTAAAACAAAAACAAAAATGACGCCCATGGAGTTCAAAGGACTCTATAAGAACTAA
- a CDS encoding DUF6787 family protein, whose amino-acid sequence MEKLKQRWGIDSNFQIVVIFIVFAITGSTAAKLAAPVTEFIGLDSETTNAWLYWTARILLIFPIYQVLLVAIGWLFGQFQFFWNFEKKMINRIGLGFLLK is encoded by the coding sequence ATGGAAAAATTAAAACAACGTTGGGGAATAGACTCCAATTTTCAGATAGTAGTTATCTTTATCGTATTTGCCATTACCGGCTCAACAGCTGCTAAATTGGCGGCACCTGTAACTGAATTTATAGGTCTGGATAGCGAAACCACCAATGCTTGGCTGTACTGGACAGCCCGCATACTGCTTATATTCCCCATATACCAAGTGCTCCTAGTGGCAATTGGATGGCTTTTTGGTCAATTTCAATTTTTTTGGAATTTTGAAAAGAAAATGATCAATAGAATCGGACTAGGGTTTCTGCTAAAGTAA
- the folE gene encoding GTP cyclohydrolase I FolE, with translation MAPYRNLEEYNMEITADVKDRFSKIIDGIGEDVTREGLVKTPERAAKAMLFLTQGYQQDAVEILKGAMFKEDYDDMVIIKDIELYSLCEHHMLPFFGKAHVAYIPNGHIVGLSKIPRVVDVFARRLQVQERLTHDILECINNTLKPKGVAVVIEASHMCMMMRGVQKQNSVTTTSGFRGQFEKIETRNEFLKLISSDLS, from the coding sequence ATGGCACCCTATAGAAATTTGGAAGAATACAATATGGAAATCACGGCCGACGTCAAAGACCGATTTTCAAAAATTATAGATGGAATAGGGGAGGACGTTACTCGAGAAGGGTTGGTAAAAACTCCGGAAAGAGCTGCCAAAGCCATGCTTTTCCTTACCCAGGGCTACCAACAAGATGCGGTAGAAATACTTAAGGGCGCCATGTTTAAAGAAGATTATGACGATATGGTCATTATAAAGGATATTGAGCTGTATTCCCTTTGTGAGCACCATATGCTACCATTTTTTGGTAAGGCCCATGTAGCCTACATACCGAATGGACATATAGTGGGTTTGAGCAAAATACCTCGTGTGGTGGACGTGTTTGCTCGTCGTTTGCAAGTGCAGGAGCGTCTTACGCATGATATCTTAGAGTGCATAAACAATACATTAAAACCTAAAGGTGTTGCCGTGGTCATTGAAGCTTCTCATATGTGTATGATGATGCGTGGCGTGCAAAAGCAAAATTCTGTTACTACTACATCCGGTTTTAGAGGCCAGTTTGAAAAAATAGAAACTCGAAACGAGTTTTTGAAATTGATTAGTTCAGATTTGTCATAA
- a CDS encoding pyruvate kinase codes for MEELKVGDKLYNTKQEGFNDFVRYSFSEVVKLTKTLAVLRNGVKLINRPKISYITESIGYSVNRQKGVHWHLVSLEAIRNAQIENEKIAAHDWFENKEFTLQEKQWIYRQFKKMSEKS; via the coding sequence ATGGAAGAACTCAAAGTAGGCGACAAATTATACAACACTAAACAAGAAGGTTTTAACGATTTTGTGCGATATTCTTTTTCGGAAGTTGTTAAACTCACTAAAACTTTAGCGGTATTAAGAAATGGCGTAAAGCTGATTAATCGTCCTAAAATATCCTATATTACTGAGAGTATCGGTTATTCTGTCAACCGTCAGAAAGGTGTACATTGGCACTTGGTTTCCCTTGAGGCCATACGGAACGCTCAAATCGAAAATGAAAAAATTGCGGCTCACGACTGGTTTGAAAACAAAGAGTTTACCTTACAAGAAAAACAATGGATCTATAGACAGTTCAAAAAAATGAGCGAAAAAAGCTAG
- a CDS encoding sulfite oxidase: protein MQRRKFIGKAALASLASIVGTDIVYGSKMTENYIPLALQDPDPFKLFKKDKDMVVLNDKPWNMEAQAHLLDDKITPNKAIFVRNNGLIPEQIDVNNWTLTIDGESVKQKKTYTLAELKSKFKHHTYQLTLECGGNGRSEFDPPAKGNQWTIGAVYCASWTGVRLRDVLEDVGIKDDAVYFGYHAADIHLSRDPSKEPISRGAPMAKALQDETILAFKMNGEDIPLVHGYPLRVIAGGWPASVSGKWLQRISIRNIVHDGTKMTGTAYRVPCKPVAPGEKVADEDMCIIESMPVKSLITYPKSGATISRGKKLTVRGHAWAGELEVSKMEYSIDFGSTWKECSIDKPANRLAWQHFSAQVDFPQEGYYEVWARATDANGVSQPMLLPGWNPKGYLNNACHRIAVKVA, encoded by the coding sequence ATGCAAAGAAGAAAGTTTATTGGTAAGGCTGCGCTAGCATCTTTGGCCAGTATCGTTGGAACCGATATCGTTTACGGTTCAAAAATGACCGAAAATTATATCCCATTGGCTCTTCAGGATCCAGATCCTTTTAAATTATTTAAAAAAGACAAGGATATGGTGGTCTTGAACGACAAACCTTGGAACATGGAGGCACAGGCCCATCTTTTAGATGATAAGATAACGCCCAACAAAGCTATTTTTGTTCGTAACAACGGACTTATACCAGAGCAGATAGATGTGAACAACTGGACGCTTACCATAGATGGAGAATCTGTAAAACAGAAAAAGACCTATACACTTGCTGAATTAAAATCGAAATTTAAACATCATACCTATCAATTAACATTAGAATGTGGTGGGAACGGTAGGAGTGAGTTTGATCCACCGGCAAAAGGAAACCAATGGACTATTGGAGCGGTTTATTGTGCCAGTTGGACCGGGGTTAGACTTCGTGATGTACTTGAAGATGTGGGAATAAAAGATGATGCTGTATATTTTGGGTATCACGCAGCAGATATTCATTTGAGTCGCGATCCGAGTAAAGAACCTATTTCTAGGGGTGCTCCAATGGCAAAAGCTCTTCAGGATGAAACTATATTGGCTTTTAAAATGAATGGGGAAGATATTCCACTAGTTCATGGATATCCGCTTCGTGTTATTGCGGGTGGTTGGCCTGCTTCGGTTTCTGGCAAATGGTTGCAACGCATCAGCATTAGAAATATAGTGCATGATGGTACTAAAATGACAGGCACTGCATACAGAGTGCCTTGTAAACCTGTAGCTCCCGGAGAAAAGGTGGCAGATGAAGATATGTGTATCATAGAATCTATGCCGGTAAAATCCCTTATTACTTATCCTAAATCCGGTGCAACTATCTCCAGAGGAAAAAAATTAACGGTTCGTGGGCACGCCTGGGCAGGAGAACTAGAAGTTTCTAAAATGGAATATTCTATTGACTTTGGTTCTACCTGGAAAGAGTGCTCTATTGATAAACCTGCTAACAGATTGGCATGGCAGCATTTTTCGGCCCAAGTAGATTTTCCTCAGGAAGGGTATTATGAAGTTTGGGCACGGGCAACAGATGCTAATGGGGTTAGCCAACCTATGTTGCTGCCGGGCTGGAATCCTAAAGGATATTTAAATAATGCTTGTCATAGGATAGCCGTAAAAGTTGCTTAG
- a CDS encoding DUF983 domain-containing protein, protein MEFLKGTKVYSIFTGSCPVCQNESMYLESNPYQLSSTLKMKERCGHCNTKYKIEPSFFYGAMYVSYPVGLIFAFIALFLCFFVLNLSLLTTFLIIVIEMILVLPVVLRLSRNIWINFFMHYGQHLKTKQKA, encoded by the coding sequence ATGGAATTTTTAAAAGGAACTAAAGTTTACAGCATATTTACAGGCTCTTGCCCCGTTTGTCAAAATGAGAGTATGTATTTAGAATCAAACCCGTACCAACTTTCTAGCACCCTAAAAATGAAAGAACGCTGTGGGCATTGCAACACCAAATACAAAATAGAACCTTCATTCTTTTACGGAGCAATGTACGTGAGCTATCCCGTAGGGCTCATTTTTGCGTTTATCGCCTTGTTTTTGTGCTTTTTTGTGTTAAACCTAAGTTTGTTGACCACTTTTTTAATCATTGTAATAGAAATGATACTGGTCTTACCAGTTGTACTGCGGCTATCAAGAAATATATGGATCAACTTTTTTATGCATTACGGGCAGCATCTTAAAACAAAACAAAAAGCTTAA
- a CDS encoding TIGR02757 family protein — translation MNRTELKQFLDAKVLEYEHPKFLETDPIQIPHKFSRKEDIEISAFLTATIAWGNRKSIITNANKLMDLMGNSPYDYVVEYNADKADELSNFVHRTFNGEDLNYFIKSLQNIYANHNGLESVFAKKSEANSMQTAISEFKKTFFELPHPIRTQKHVSDPSKGSAAKRINMFLRWMVRTNATSVDFGLWNSISPSQLSCPLDVHSGNVGRKLKLLTRKQNDAKALAELDKNLRKLDPLDPVKYDFALFGLGVFEKF, via the coding sequence ATGAACCGTACCGAATTAAAGCAATTTTTAGATGCCAAGGTATTGGAGTACGAACATCCTAAATTTTTGGAAACAGACCCAATCCAAATACCACATAAATTTTCAAGAAAAGAAGATATTGAAATCAGTGCATTTTTAACGGCCACTATTGCTTGGGGAAATCGAAAAAGCATTATCACCAATGCCAATAAGTTAATGGACCTCATGGGTAATTCTCCCTATGATTATGTGGTTGAATATAATGCGGATAAGGCGGACGAACTGTCCAATTTTGTACATAGAACTTTTAACGGAGAAGATTTAAACTACTTTATAAAAAGTCTACAGAACATCTACGCAAACCACAATGGATTAGAATCGGTTTTTGCTAAGAAGTCCGAAGCCAACTCAATGCAAACGGCAATTTCGGAATTCAAGAAAACATTTTTTGAACTTCCACATCCTATCCGCACACAGAAGCATGTAAGCGACCCTTCAAAAGGTTCTGCCGCCAAGCGTATTAATATGTTTTTACGTTGGATGGTGCGAACCAACGCCACCTCAGTAGATTTTGGTCTTTGGAATAGCATTTCGCCCAGCCAATTATCTTGTCCTTTAGATGTTCATTCCGGTAATGTAGGCAGAAAATTAAAGTTGCTCACCCGAAAACAAAACGATGCAAAGGCATTGGCAGAACTAGATAAAAACCTGCGAAAACTAGACCCTTTAGACCCAGTGAAATATGACTTTGCTCTGTTTGGTTTAGGTGTTTTTGAAAAATTTTAG
- a CDS encoding TlpA family protein disulfide reductase, giving the protein MKKRKLSISDGVLLVFILLLVIPQTRKPIQVALNSVKMQFFSPSKISEENQTVIEPFNYRVETLNGENISLEIGKGRVTFIGYWATWCPPCIAEMPSIQKLYDDYGESVNFILLTNEAPETVRSFLDKKDFDLPVYIPKMQAPKKLYETSIPTNYIIDKKGKMSVKETGATDWNAEKIRQILNELISS; this is encoded by the coding sequence ATGAAAAAAAGAAAGCTTAGTATTAGTGATGGTGTTTTGTTGGTCTTTATACTGTTACTAGTCATTCCCCAGACACGCAAACCAATACAGGTGGCGCTTAATAGCGTGAAAATGCAATTTTTCTCTCCTTCTAAAATAAGCGAAGAAAATCAAACGGTTATAGAGCCTTTTAATTATAGAGTTGAAACCTTGAATGGTGAAAACATTTCTCTGGAAATCGGAAAAGGCAGAGTCACATTTATTGGGTATTGGGCAACTTGGTGTCCACCTTGTATTGCCGAAATGCCAAGCATTCAAAAATTATATGATGATTATGGGGAGTCGGTGAACTTTATTCTTTTAACAAATGAGGCACCTGAAACTGTACGTAGTTTTTTAGATAAAAAGGACTTTGATTTACCAGTGTATATTCCAAAAATGCAAGCGCCTAAGAAACTTTACGAAACAAGCATTCCTACCAATTATATTATTGATAAAAAAGGAAAGATGAGTGTAAAGGAAACAGGCGCTACCGATTGGAATGCCGAAAAAATACGACAGATATTAAATGAACTAATTTCTTCTTAG
- a CDS encoding sterol desaturase family protein encodes MEKYGDAFLNSFLGTLNWTWKSILFEVPWYTNYFWGIILLSILVWILEIAFPWRKNQAVFRKDFWLDAFYIFFNFFLFAIAISGFYKLLEILFLDIGISFDTISIFDIDNWPSIVQLGVFFVLLDFVQWFTHMLLHRYAFLWEFHKVHHSVKEMGFAAHMRYHWMENIFYKPLKTFAVMLLGGFEPEQAYIVHFFAISIGHLNHSNIKLTWGPLKYIFNNPVMHLYHHAYELPKNRKNGVNYGISLSLWDYIFRTDYIPEDSGLVPLGYEGDHELPKSFLGQLVHGFNFRRKSQ; translated from the coding sequence ATGGAGAAGTATGGAGATGCATTTCTGAATTCTTTCTTGGGTACTCTAAATTGGACATGGAAATCCATTTTGTTTGAGGTGCCTTGGTATACCAATTATTTTTGGGGAATTATTTTGCTGTCCATCTTAGTTTGGATTCTTGAAATTGCCTTTCCATGGCGCAAAAACCAAGCCGTTTTCAGGAAGGATTTTTGGCTGGATGCGTTCTATATTTTCTTCAACTTCTTCTTGTTCGCTATTGCTATTAGTGGGTTTTATAAGTTATTGGAAATATTGTTTTTAGATATCGGTATTTCATTTGATACTATATCAATTTTTGATATTGATAACTGGCCTTCTATAGTGCAATTAGGAGTCTTTTTTGTCTTGCTGGATTTTGTTCAGTGGTTTACTCACATGTTATTGCACAGGTATGCTTTTTTGTGGGAGTTTCATAAAGTACATCATAGTGTGAAAGAGATGGGTTTTGCAGCGCATATGCGGTACCATTGGATGGAAAATATCTTCTATAAACCGCTAAAAACGTTTGCAGTAATGCTGTTGGGTGGCTTTGAGCCGGAACAAGCTTATATTGTTCATTTCTTTGCCATATCCATTGGTCATTTAAATCATTCGAACATAAAACTTACTTGGGGACCTTTGAAGTATATTTTCAATAATCCGGTTATGCATTTGTATCACCATGCCTATGAACTTCCCAAAAACAGAAAGAATGGAGTGAATTATGGTATAAGTCTAAGCTTGTGGGATTATATATTTAGAACAGATTATATTCCCGAGGATAGCGGTTTGGTACCTCTAGGGTATGAGGGGGACCACGAGTTACCTAAAAGCTTTCTGGGTCAGCTGGTACATGGTTTTAATTTTAGAAGAAAAAGCCAATAA
- a CDS encoding ABC transporter ATP-binding protein, with the protein MIKANNIKKFYGDLEVLKGVDLHIKKGEVISIVGASGAGKTTLLQILGTLDVQSNPNDSELLINGTEVTKLSDKNLAKFRNEHIGFIFQFHQLLPEFTALENVCIPAFIKNTPKAKAETKAKQLLDFLGLSKRYNHKPSELSGGEQQRVAVARALVNEPSIIFADEPSGNLDSESADNLHKLFFELRDEFGQTFVIVTHNEQLADMADRKLTMVDGLIVNKEVVLDAPEL; encoded by the coding sequence ATGATCAAAGCCAATAATATTAAAAAGTTCTACGGGGATTTAGAAGTTCTTAAAGGTGTTGACCTACATATAAAGAAAGGAGAGGTTATATCTATAGTTGGTGCCTCTGGAGCAGGAAAAACTACACTTTTACAGATATTGGGCACATTAGATGTTCAGTCTAATCCCAACGACAGTGAACTTTTGATAAATGGTACAGAGGTAACAAAACTTTCTGATAAGAATTTAGCGAAGTTTAGAAACGAACATATTGGTTTTATCTTTCAGTTCCACCAATTGCTACCAGAATTTACCGCTTTGGAAAATGTATGTATTCCTGCTTTCATAAAAAACACGCCTAAAGCAAAGGCTGAAACAAAAGCAAAACAACTTTTAGATTTCTTAGGGCTTTCCAAGCGATATAATCATAAACCCAGTGAGTTATCCGGTGGTGAGCAACAACGGGTTGCGGTAGCAAGAGCTTTGGTAAACGAACCTTCTATAATTTTTGCCGATGAGCCCAGTGGCAATTTAGATTCCGAAAGCGCAGACAACCTTCATAAACTCTTTTTTGAGCTAAGGGATGAATTTGGACAAACCTTTGTTATTGTTACCCATAACGAGCAATTGGCAGATATGGCCGATAGAAAACTGACTATGGTAGACGGTCTTATAGTCAACAAAGAAGTGGTTCTAGACGCTCCGGAACTATAA
- a CDS encoding TonB-dependent receptor codes for MKPTLLLFMFSLVFGYAQEQQYTIQGKVTAGDGEPVAYAHVSVVKSKNGAAADENGVYKISGVTSGTYELYVSAVGFKPLKKQVTITNSNVTLNFIVRMDSELDEVEVFGSRYEHPDKIEALTRLPLATYDQIQSISVISEKVIENQGNLTIADATKNVPGVYSFATYGNRSESMSSRGFRGIPILKNGVRVHSDFRGQGILTDMQGVDNIQVLKGAASITQGVATDLGSPGGVINIVTKTPKYQYGGSASLRGGSFGQARPTFDVYGPLNDKKNTAFRINGALERADSYRASVSSQRFYINPSFEWRIDEGTTLTLEMDYFDDSRTPDPGTVNLSADDTNSIYDLPHEQFLGYKEDKYLTQNATYSARFKKKINDKLSINAAYFASKLDLDVKNASIGGVVNDADGNPVYNLRERGYATSTRDDKNSVLQIDLIGDEVQTGGISHTFQVGMDYRKTTFSTFSNSAAVVDTLDVFGTISNSTPDNIELTGDVTGGSESRSIGFVAQDVITFNSWLKSFLGFRYSTTETSTDAEITDSDAFNPLGGIIISPLENVNVFASYTNSSYPLNGTRLSADGTELGNERYDQLEAGIKTNWLDSRLRFNLTYFKINNKDMNLPVYDENWVATGFYEKGGNDQRQGVEVELTGRILDNFEVITGYSYIDAQYKEHTSYVYGSAPLNTPKHTFNVYGNYSFKNNLKGLSVGAGAYYTGERPINNWSAGPVTHEGIVPLQEPFDVEAYTLVNAQVAYQINQNWGVRVLLNNIFDEIGYNAYRTRYINQTDPRSFYGMVTYKF; via the coding sequence ATGAAACCAACACTCTTACTATTTATGTTCAGCTTAGTTTTTGGCTATGCTCAAGAACAACAATATACAATTCAAGGAAAAGTAACTGCCGGTGACGGGGAACCCGTTGCTTATGCTCATGTTTCGGTGGTAAAAAGTAAGAATGGTGCCGCCGCAGATGAGAATGGTGTTTATAAGATATCAGGGGTAACTTCAGGTACATATGAACTTTATGTAAGTGCGGTGGGCTTTAAGCCGCTTAAAAAACAAGTAACTATTACTAATAGTAACGTAACCTTGAATTTTATTGTCCGTATGGATTCCGAATTGGATGAAGTAGAAGTATTCGGCTCGCGATACGAGCATCCGGATAAAATAGAGGCTTTAACGCGATTACCTTTGGCGACCTATGATCAGATACAGAGTATATCCGTAATCTCTGAAAAAGTAATTGAAAACCAAGGTAACTTAACAATTGCCGATGCTACCAAGAATGTTCCCGGTGTATATTCTTTTGCCACTTATGGAAATCGCAGTGAAAGTATGTCTTCTCGTGGATTTAGAGGAATTCCCATTCTTAAAAATGGCGTGCGTGTACACTCAGATTTTAGAGGGCAAGGTATTTTAACCGATATGCAAGGTGTAGATAATATTCAAGTTTTAAAGGGTGCGGCTTCCATTACTCAAGGTGTAGCCACAGATTTAGGTAGCCCAGGTGGGGTTATCAATATTGTAACCAAGACGCCAAAGTATCAGTACGGAGGTTCTGCTTCATTACGTGGAGGCAGTTTTGGACAAGCAAGGCCTACTTTTGATGTTTACGGACCTTTGAACGATAAGAAAAACACGGCGTTCCGTATTAACGGAGCTTTAGAAAGGGCAGATAGTTACCGTGCTAGCGTATCCTCACAACGTTTTTATATCAACCCTTCTTTTGAATGGCGAATTGATGAAGGTACGACCTTAACCCTAGAAATGGATTATTTTGATGATAGTAGAACTCCAGATCCGGGTACCGTTAACCTTAGTGCAGATGACACCAATTCTATCTATGATTTACCGCATGAGCAGTTTTTGGGCTATAAAGAGGATAAATACCTTACTCAGAATGCTACCTATTCTGCGCGTTTCAAGAAAAAGATTAATGATAAGCTAAGTATAAATGCAGCGTATTTCGCTTCTAAATTAGACCTTGATGTAAAGAATGCCAGTATTGGCGGTGTTGTTAATGACGCAGATGGAAACCCTGTTTACAACCTGAGAGAAAGAGGGTACGCTACATCTACCAGAGACGATAAGAACAGCGTTTTACAAATTGACCTTATTGGGGACGAAGTACAAACAGGAGGCATCAGTCATACTTTTCAGGTAGGAATGGATTATAGAAAAACAACATTTAGTACATTTAGCAACAGCGCTGCCGTTGTAGATACTCTAGATGTTTTTGGTACAATATCAAATAGTACACCTGATAATATTGAATTAACAGGTGATGTAACGGGAGGTTCGGAATCTAGGTCAATTGGTTTTGTAGCACAAGATGTAATTACCTTCAATTCCTGGTTGAAATCTTTCTTAGGGTTCCGGTACAGTACTACCGAAACCAGCACAGATGCGGAAATCACCGATAGCGATGCGTTTAACCCACTTGGGGGTATTATTATTTCTCCTTTAGAAAACGTGAATGTTTTTGCTTCCTATACCAATAGTTCCTATCCATTAAATGGGACAAGGTTAAGCGCAGACGGCACGGAACTAGGTAATGAGCGTTATGATCAACTTGAAGCAGGAATAAAGACCAACTGGTTAGATAGTAGATTACGCTTCAATCTTACTTACTTTAAAATTAACAACAAAGACATGAACCTTCCTGTATACGATGAAAACTGGGTGGCTACAGGTTTTTACGAAAAAGGAGGTAACGACCAACGCCAAGGGGTTGAAGTAGAACTTACGGGTCGTATTCTTGATAATTTTGAAGTCATTACGGGATATTCCTATATTGATGCGCAGTATAAGGAACACACGTCTTACGTTTATGGTTCGGCACCTTTGAACACGCCTAAACACACCTTTAACGTTTATGGAAACTACTCCTTCAAGAACAATTTAAAAGGGCTTTCGGTTGGAGCCGGAGCGTACTATACGGGAGAGCGCCCTATAAACAACTGGAGTGCAGGTCCTGTTACGCATGAGGGAATTGTCCCTCTTCAAGAGCCTTTTGATGTTGAAGCATATACGCTTGTAAATGCACAGGTAGCCTATCAAATTAACCAAAATTGGGGTGTTCGTGTATTGTTGAATAATATTTTCGATGAAATTGGTTACAATGCTTATCGTACTCGTTACATCAACCAAACAGATCCTAGAAGTTTTTACGGAATGGTTACCTATAAGTTCTAG